One Acidobacteriota bacterium DNA window includes the following coding sequences:
- a CDS encoding DotU family type IV/VI secretion system protein, producing the protein MKQTINRLNLTTDLPLSPVAAPAEAGLVEHFLELFAYTLYFARYPETRPTTQAELDRQFRRLIDRAEQSRQAAGVPDAPWQAGLYAVCAWVDEIVLCSDWPDRDKWQLAQLQRALFQTTLAGEGFFDQLDRLPPDARDVREVYDYCLALGFKGRYFLPADQTRLADIRRENLHLVADTKDLPLPDQLFPEAQPVSPPKRKKGRFPLALACYTLLCAAPVVIFIALYILYDKLLNNLIFNYFSSVF; encoded by the coding sequence ATGAAGCAGACCATCAACAGGTTGAATCTCACGACCGATTTACCCCTTTCGCCGGTGGCCGCCCCGGCTGAAGCCGGTTTGGTGGAGCATTTCCTCGAGTTGTTTGCCTACACGCTCTACTTCGCTCGGTATCCGGAAACGCGGCCGACCACGCAGGCCGAACTGGACCGCCAGTTCCGCCGATTGATAGACCGCGCGGAGCAGTCCCGTCAGGCCGCGGGTGTGCCGGACGCGCCTTGGCAGGCCGGACTTTACGCGGTCTGCGCCTGGGTGGATGAAATCGTGCTCTGTTCCGATTGGCCCGACCGGGACAAGTGGCAGTTGGCCCAGCTGCAACGCGCCCTGTTCCAGACCACCTTGGCGGGCGAAGGCTTTTTCGACCAACTGGACCGGTTGCCGCCCGATGCGCGGGACGTGCGCGAGGTCTACGACTACTGCCTGGCGCTCGGTTTCAAGGGACGCTATTTTCTGCCCGCCGATCAAACCCGACTGGCGGACATCCGTCGCGAGAACCTCCACCTGGTGGCGGACACTAAGGATCTGCCGCTGCCCGACCAGCTCTTTCCCGAGGCGCAGCCGGTCTCCCCGCCCAAGCGGAAAAAGGGCCGTTTCCCTCTGGCGTTAGCATGCTACACACTGCTGTGCGCGGCGCCGGTGGTCATCTTCATCGCCCTGTACATCCTGTATGACAAACTGCTGAACAACCTGATTTTCAATTATTTCAGCAGCGTGTTTTAG
- the tssK gene encoding type VI secretion system baseplate subunit TssK — translation MQASKPIFWHQGLFLQPHHFQLQERYFHSLLDPFRQFVQPYTWGAASWRVDEPLLLNQTFDLSEGSFIFQDGTWVTLPGNGVLQARSFKTAWTDTERPFKVYLGLHKWESSEENVTVLEQEGDVGKVNTRLACHIVPQEIKDMHHSGPTAHVRLMQYTLKVFWESEIPSVGDYHLLPVAELESDRSGVHLSERFAPPSVVLSASPVLLQIAKNIRELVASRTRSLEEYKVPRDVQTAEFESGYTVFLLALRSLNRYLPPLHHLTETPVVHPWAFYGLLRQLVGELSTFSDRVNALGRLPDGRPLLPDYDHENPGPCFEEAQTLIEELLNAILVGPEGIIDLVREGEWFRGVIPATLFDSRNVFYLVVRTAEDRQRSLDALRNLAKSGSIEMLPTLLARALPGLPMQYNEVPPPGLPKRPGSLYFRLDQAHGHWLEIMKRQNFCLYWDNAPADTKAELIIVRK, via the coding sequence ATGCAAGCGAGCAAACCCATTTTCTGGCATCAGGGACTCTTTCTTCAGCCGCACCATTTCCAGTTGCAGGAACGCTATTTCCATTCCCTCCTGGATCCGTTTCGGCAATTTGTCCAACCGTACACCTGGGGCGCCGCCTCATGGCGCGTGGACGAGCCCCTGCTGCTGAACCAGACGTTCGATCTCAGCGAAGGATCGTTCATTTTTCAGGACGGTACCTGGGTGACGTTGCCGGGCAACGGCGTTCTCCAGGCGCGCTCATTCAAGACGGCCTGGACTGATACCGAACGGCCGTTCAAGGTTTACTTGGGGTTGCACAAGTGGGAATCATCCGAGGAAAACGTCACGGTGCTCGAGCAGGAAGGGGATGTCGGCAAAGTCAACACCCGCCTCGCCTGCCACATCGTCCCCCAAGAGATCAAAGACATGCATCACAGCGGCCCCACAGCACACGTGCGGCTGATGCAGTATACACTCAAGGTGTTCTGGGAATCGGAGATCCCCAGCGTCGGTGACTACCATCTTCTGCCCGTGGCGGAGCTGGAGAGCGACCGGAGCGGTGTGCACCTGTCGGAGCGCTTCGCGCCGCCCTCGGTGGTGCTCAGCGCCTCGCCAGTGCTGCTGCAGATCGCCAAAAACATCCGGGAACTGGTGGCGTCGCGCACACGGAGCCTGGAGGAGTACAAGGTGCCGCGGGATGTCCAGACGGCCGAATTTGAAAGCGGTTACACGGTGTTCCTGCTCGCGCTCCGCTCCCTGAACCGGTATCTGCCGCCGCTCCATCATCTCACGGAGACGCCCGTCGTGCATCCGTGGGCGTTCTACGGACTGCTCCGGCAGCTGGTGGGCGAGCTGAGCACGTTCTCCGACCGGGTGAACGCCCTGGGCCGGCTCCCCGACGGCCGACCCCTCCTTCCGGATTACGACCACGAAAACCCCGGCCCCTGCTTCGAGGAGGCGCAAACGCTGATCGAGGAGCTGCTCAACGCCATTCTGGTGGGGCCGGAGGGCATCATCGATCTGGTCCGTGAGGGCGAGTGGTTCCGCGGCGTCATCCCCGCCACCCTGTTCGACAGCCGGAACGTGTTCTACCTGGTGGTGCGGACCGCCGAGGACCGGCAGCGGTCACTCGACGCGCTGCGCAACCTGGCCAAATCCGGCAGCATCGAGATGCTGCCCACGCTGCTGGCCCGGGCGCTGCCCGGCCTGCCGATGCAGTACAACGAAGTGCCGCCTCCGGGTTTGCCCAAGCGTCCGGGTTCACTTTACTTCAGGCTGGACCAGGCCCACGGTCACTGGCTGGAGATCATGAAACGGCAGAATTTCTGCTTGTATTGGGACAATGCGCCCGCTGACACCAAGGCGGAGCTGATTATCGTGCGCAAGTAG
- the tssJ gene encoding type VI secretion system lipoprotein TssJ — MIARVVVHQRLVGLGLLLAVCVCACKKNVTPPPAPDWRFEPRAIQITYIADPLLNAYDGSAHATVLAIYQLTDINSFNNLAQSAEGLQKLLQAQPYDATVAAANRFFVQPGERNTLTLARAKSAQWVGVVAGYYQLTPGVVTRLLNIPVLIEHHGKIFKKTSARVDHLSVHLFLGPRAPQEIDPYDELE; from the coding sequence GTGATCGCTCGCGTCGTTGTCCACCAAAGACTCGTCGGACTGGGTCTGCTGTTGGCGGTGTGCGTCTGCGCGTGCAAAAAAAATGTCACGCCGCCACCGGCGCCCGACTGGCGGTTTGAACCCAGAGCCATTCAGATCACCTACATCGCCGACCCGCTGCTCAACGCGTACGACGGCAGCGCCCACGCCACCGTGCTGGCGATTTATCAACTTACGGATATCAACAGTTTCAACAACTTGGCCCAGTCTGCCGAAGGCCTGCAGAAACTGCTGCAGGCCCAGCCCTATGACGCGACCGTCGCAGCGGCAAACCGGTTCTTCGTTCAACCCGGCGAGCGGAATACCCTCACCCTGGCTCGGGCGAAGAGCGCCCAATGGGTGGGCGTGGTGGCGGGATATTACCAGCTGACCCCCGGCGTGGTCACCCGATTGCTGAACATCCCGGTCCTGATCGAACACCACGGGAAGATTTTCAAGAAGACCTCGGCGCGGGTGGACCATCTCAGCGTGCACCTGTTTTTGGGTCCGCGGGCACCGCAGGAAATCGACCCATATGACGAGTTGGAGTGA
- a CDS encoding lipid-binding SYLF domain-containing protein translates to MALRVCRWLGAVLLAWAGTAVGGAAVERPKIVNRVQQATRVMQHVVAIKESGIPTGLLDHCEGLVIIPRMTKAAFLVGGNYGRGVLVHHSPDGRWSNPCFIQLRGGDIGFQAGGQFVDLVLVINRRQGLEAILNNKFTLGVDAGLAVGPLGRYAEAGTDFHLRSEVLAYCLSKGLFAGVSLKGSALSLDEDANRSFYRRLYERGQIISDYQFLFDRMLPYPDEVKPLLRLLRGYTQERILLLPASEFKFKPRID, encoded by the coding sequence ATGGCGCTCCGCGTTTGTCGCTGGCTGGGCGCGGTCCTGCTAGCGTGGGCGGGGACAGCGGTTGGCGGGGCGGCGGTGGAGCGGCCCAAAATCGTCAACCGGGTACAGCAAGCCACCCGGGTCATGCAGCACGTTGTCGCCATCAAAGAGAGCGGCATCCCCACCGGACTGCTGGACCATTGCGAAGGGCTGGTCATCATTCCCCGCATGACCAAGGCGGCGTTTCTCGTGGGCGGGAACTACGGGCGGGGCGTGCTTGTGCATCACTCGCCCGACGGGCGCTGGAGCAATCCGTGTTTCATCCAGCTCCGCGGCGGCGACATCGGCTTCCAGGCCGGTGGTCAGTTCGTGGATCTCGTGCTGGTCATCAACCGACGCCAGGGCCTGGAGGCGATCCTGAATAACAAATTCACATTGGGGGTGGATGCCGGCCTGGCCGTGGGACCGCTGGGGCGATATGCCGAGGCGGGTACGGACTTTCATCTCAGGTCCGAAGTGCTCGCGTATTGCCTGAGCAAGGGGCTCTTTGCCGGCGTTTCTCTCAAAGGTTCGGCCCTGAGCCTCGACGAAGACGCCAACCGTTCATTCTACCGTCGCCTGTACGAGCGGGGCCAGATCATTTCGGACTATCAATTCCTGTTCGACCGAATGCTGCCTTACCCGGACGAAGTCAAGCCGCTGCTCCGGCTGTTGCGGGGGTATACCCAGGAGCGGATCCTCCTCTTGCCTGCCTCGGAGTTCAAATTCAAGCCGCGGATCGATTAG
- a CDS encoding serine/threonine-protein phosphatase, protein MRGDLCDLVPAGDGGFCFFLGDVAGKGIAASILVACLHATLQALVTTRLPLPHFLERASRSLCEHTLPSHYATLVDGCARTDGSVTLCNAGQVPPLLHQDGTVTLLPATGLPLDVFCDEQFLGHRLDRQPDDALLLDSDGLVEARNADSYECGVDCLSRLAASLHPLPPAEWLETCRRDWLVFRAGAPKTDDVSLMVINRLADPA, encoded by the coding sequence GTGCGCGGCGACCTCTGTGACCTGGTGCCGGCCGGCGATGGCGGATTCTGTTTCTTTCTCGGAGATGTCGCCGGCAAGGGCATCGCCGCGTCCATCCTGGTGGCCTGCCTGCACGCGACCCTCCAGGCCCTGGTCACCACAAGATTGCCCCTGCCGCACTTCCTGGAGCGGGCCAGCCGGTCCCTCTGCGAGCACACTCTGCCCAGCCACTATGCCACCCTGGTCGACGGATGCGCCCGCACCGACGGCTCCGTCACCTTATGCAACGCCGGCCAGGTACCGCCGTTGCTCCACCAGGATGGCACGGTGACGCTGCTCCCGGCCACCGGCCTGCCGCTGGACGTGTTCTGCGACGAACAGTTTTTAGGACATCGACTGGACCGCCAACCCGATGATGCGCTGCTGCTGGACTCCGACGGGCTGGTGGAAGCCCGCAACGCCGACAGTTACGAATGCGGCGTCGACTGTCTCAGCCGACTGGCCGCATCCCTGCACCCGTTGCCTCCGGCCGAATGGCTGGAGACCTGCCGCCGGGACTGGCTGGTTTTTCGTGCCGGAGCGCCCAAGACCGATGACGTCAGCCTGATGGTCATCAACCGTCTGGCGGATCCCGCCTGA